In Puntigrus tetrazona isolate hp1 unplaced genomic scaffold, ASM1883169v1 S000000270, whole genome shotgun sequence, a single genomic region encodes these proteins:
- the zgc:123217 gene encoding mast cell tryptase: MQLTMILLGFTAMMFSIKVAADCGVAPLNTRVVGGAEAPAGNWPWQVSVHYNNRHICGGTLIHSQWVMTAAHCIVSTNLNSWTLYLGRQTQITSVANANEVRVGIQSITVHPKYNNTLFNNDISLMKLSQPVTFTPYISPVCLASRTSVFLNATLCWATGWGNIGKNQPLPAPQALQEVQVPVVASSQCTCEYKPLGDVTITAQMICAGRANKGICQGDSGGPLQCKQGSVWIQAGITSFGTTLGCAIEGFPEVYSRVSEFHTWVTENVEGAAISFVPFSSNVTDSSFTCSATLQFSHYNFIILFTTLISHLQSL, encoded by the exons ATGCAGTTGACAATGATCTTGCTTGGCTTTACAGCCATGATGTTCAGTATTAAAG TGGCTGCAGACTGTGGCGTGGCTCCTCTGAACACGCGTGTAGTGGGCGGAGCCGAAGCTCCTGCAGGTAACTGGCCCTGGCAGGTCAGTGTCCACTACAACAACAGACACATCTGTGGAGGAACCCTGATCCACAGCCAGTGGGTGATGACCGCTGCGCACTGCATCGTCTC CACTAACCTCAACAGCTGGACGCTGTACCTGGGAAGACAGACCCAGATCACGTCTGTTGCTAACGCTAATGAAGTCAGAGTCGGTATTCAGTCCATCACCGTCCATCCAAAGTACAACAACACACTGTTCAATAATGACATCTCTCTGATGAAACTGAGCCAGCCTGTGACCTTCACTCCATACATTAGTCCGGTCTGCCTGGCGTCCAGAACCAGCGTCTTTCTCAACGCTACGCTGTGCTGGGCTACAGGCTGGGGAAACATCGGCAAGAACC AACCGCTGCCGGCTCCCCAGGCTCTTCAGGAGGTTCAGGTCCCAGTCGTGGCCAGCTCTCAGTGCACCTGCGAGTATAAACCACTAGGTGATGTTACAATCACAGCACAGATGATCTGCGCAGGGAGAGCAAACAAAGGCATCTGTCAG GGAGATTCTGGAGGTCCCTTACAGTGCAAGCAGGGCTCTGTGTGGATCCAGGCCGGAATCACCAGCTTCGGGACGACTCTGGGCTGTGCTATAGAAGGTTTTCCGGAGGTGTATTCACGAGTCTCTGAGTTCCACACGTGGGTCACAGAGAACGTGGAGGGAGCCGCTATCAGCTTCGTGCCCTTCTCGTCTAACGTCACAGACAGCAGCTTCACATGCTCTGCCACTCTTCAGTTCTCGCACTACAACTTTATCATTCTCTTCACGACACTCATCTCACACTTACAGTCTCTTTAG
- the si:ch211-180a12.2 gene encoding uncharacterized protein si:ch211-180a12.2 isoform X1, whose translation MKCKVLFYLWLSGLIKPGSSADVSVSPGSSAILNCSCTLPSLVDDSLLNITWSFSDLVIASRNHTQPGFFLNTTSSFTGSFPLTVYNITPDQQGVYECRVSYNDTNYSTDVTLTVLVPPLVSIVLPEVVLKRKAVVECWAKSFSPPQIMFTWIRAGNKIQEPQKLQVKVREDGLYEAVSWLSFIPQISDQNTSLGCEVRHTALEKPILEEFTLHITVLPKVSLSALPSSSHSSPLTLSCDLSGFYPDNVSILWIQNGEVLPSYPLSVQNDEGMYERLQYHTLSVEERSRGGQVQCVAQQPNVQEPVSAAIDLSTADPRVQNPGLNKSAKASVAMMIISLTLVFLLCFGFSWKRRDEKLKSLNVSAIVLPPRVVVGKKGRVTISVEGRLVERVQTTWFLNDLPITDTTYREKNPLYSAPRSSRVSVVSEKSSLLRSAAGSGYYKLHTQMSPRSSSSSVKQLFSSVTFIPDLSVHKGAIFKCHVSYKGKDKIVAERVSDKFTILAPPEVSEIQFSEPNEEGEGFLCAGVVTMTAQASGFHPDIITFRWFCEGGELSPVSVPQALAAPRPDAEGFFSALSQCRLPAVELERGETRVWVTVHHTALKQPLARQTRGFIKQPWVSEIMSSSERLTCDLTGFYPPDISVRWLCVNVNESEREISDGAELWGPLQTLPRTFRAKALLKDLRETERAEIVCRVSHCSLLKPIERVWRNTLIVAPCIPPSLSVRWSRDGLGIFSVLLSGGKPSAEVLWAAGGTTLSKLLSRETETEDGELRSVCVLLRSTGGKDRAGHVCKIRPSSVDRDEECEKMNESVDGVKSDEEDEDLSCVNTVRLRKEKRERLRVTVEITHPALGLPEYLTWTEEASS comes from the exons ATGAAGTGTAAAGTCCTGTTCTATTTATGGTTGTCGGGCCTAATAAAGCCAG GCTCCTCTGCAGACGTCTCTGTGTCTCCGGGCTCCTCGGCCATCCTCAACTGCTCCTGTACTTTACCGTCTCTGGTTGATGATTCTCTCTTGAACATCACCTGGTCCTTCAGTGATTTAGTCATCGCCTCAAGAAACCACACTCAACCAGGCTTCTTCTTGAACACCACCTCCTCCTTCACTGGCTCCTTCCCACTGACGGTTTATAACATCACTCCAGACCAGCAGGGAGTGTACGAGTGCAGGGTGAGCTACAACGACACCAATTACTCTACAGATGTGACTCTGACAGTGTTGG TGCCTCCGCTGGTCTCCATCGTCTTACCTGAGgtagttttgaaaagaaaagctgTGGTTGAATGTTGGGCGAAGAGCTTCAGTCCTCCACAGATCATGTTCACCTGGATAAGAGCGGGAAATAAAATCCAAGAGCCGCAAAAGCTGCAGGTGAAGGTCAGAGAGGACGGGCTGTACGAGGCGGTCAGCTGGCTGTCTTTCATCCCTCAGATCTCTGACCAGAACACCAGCTTGGGCTGCGAGGTGAGACACACAGCCCTGGAGAAGCCCATCTTGGAGGAATTCACGCTTCACATCACAG TTCTCCCGaaggtctctctctctgctcttccCTCCTCTTCACACTCTTCTCCGCTCACCCTCTCCTGTGACCTCAGTGGATTCTACCCTGATAACGTGTCCATTCTCTGGATCCAGAATGGAGAGGTTCTTCCAAGCTATCCTCTGTCCGTCCAGAATGATGAAGGGATGTACGAGAGGCTTCAGTATCACACACTGAGTGTGGAGGAGAGGAGCCGAGGAGGACAGGTCCAGTGCGTGGCCCAGCAGCCCAATGTTCAGGAGCCAGTCTCTGCTGCCATCGACCTCTCCACCGCTGACCCACGAG TGCAAAACCCAGGCCTGAATAAATCAGCCAAGGCTTCGGTAGCAATGATGATCATTTCACTCACACTGGTTTTTTTGCTCTGCTTTGGATTTTCTTGGAAAAGAAGGGATG AGAAGCTGAAGTCTCTGAACGTCTCGGCGATCGTTCTGCCGCCCCGGGTGGTTGTGGGTAAGAAGGGCAGAGTCACTATCAGTGTGGAAGGCCGGCTGGTGGAGAGAGTCCAGACCACATGGTTTCTCAACGACCTTCCCATCACAGACACTACATACAGAG AGAAAAACCCTCTTTACTCGGCTCCTCGCAGCTCTCGGGTGTCTGTGGTGTCGGAGAAGAGCTCCCTGCTGCGCTCCGCTGCTGGCTCTGGATATTACAAGCTGCACACGCAGATGTCTCCACGCTCGTCCTCCAGCTCCGTGAAGCAGCTCTTCTCCTCTGTCACATTTATACCTGACCTCTCCGTTCACAAAGGCGCCATTTTCAAATGCCACGTCTCGTATAAGGGCAAAGACAAGATTGTGGCCGAGAGAGTGTCCGACAAGTTTACTATTCTAG caCCACCTGAAGTTTCAGAGATCCAGTTCTCAGAGCCAAATGAGGAAGGAG AAGGTTTTCTCTGCGCAGGCGTGGTGACCATGACGGCCCAGGCCTCTGGCTTTCACCCGGACATCATCACCTTCCGCTGGTTCTGTGAGGGCGGTGAACTGAGCCCCGTGTCTGTCCCTCAGGCCCTGGCGGCTCCTCGGCCTGACGCTGAAGGCTTCTTCTCGGCCCTGAGTCAGTGCCGGCTCCCCGCCGTCGAGCTGGAGCGAGGAGAGACCCGGGTGTGGGTCACCGTCCACCACACCGCCCTCAAACAGCCCCTCGCTCGCCAGACCAGAg GGTTCATCAAGCAGCCCTGGGTCTCAGAGATCATGTCCTCCTCCGAGCGTCTGACCTGTGACCTCACAGGCTTCTATCCGCCGGACATCTCTGTCAGATGGCTGTGTGTGAACGTGAACGAGAGCGAGAGGGAAATCAGCGACGGGGCTGAGCTCTGGGGCCCGCTGCAGACCCTGCCCAGGACCTTTCGAGCAAAAGCCTTACTGAAAGATCTGCGAGAGACGGAGAGAGCCGAGATCGTCTGCAGAGTCTCACACTGCTCTCTGCTGAAACCCATCGAGCGAGTCTGGAGGAACACTCTCATCG TGGCTCCCTGCATCCCTCCGTCTCTGTCGGTTCGCTGGAGCAGAGATGGACTGGGAATATTCTCCGTTCTTCTCTCTGGAGGAAAACCCTCGGCTGAAGTTCTGTGGGCTGCTGGAGGCACGACCCTCTCCAAGCTTTTGTCCAGAGAGACCGAGACGGAAGACGGCGAGCTCCGGAGCGTCTGTGTCCTGCTGAGGTCTACAGGAGGAAAGGACCGAGCAGGACATGTATGCA AAATCAGGCCGTCCAGCGTGGACCGTGATGAAGAGTGTGAGAAGATGAATGAAAGCGTGGATGGAGTGAAATCAGACGAGGAGGACGAGGATCTGTCCTGTGTAAACACTGTGAGGCTGAGGAAGGAGAAGAGAGAGCGTCTGAGAGTTACTGTGGAGATTACCCATCCTGCACTGGGACTGCCCGAGTACCTCACCTGGACAG
- the si:ch211-180a12.2 gene encoding uncharacterized protein si:ch211-180a12.2 isoform X2, producing MKCKVLFYLWLSGLIKPGSSADVSVSPGSSAILNCSCTLPSLVDDSLLNITWSFSDLVIASRNHTQPGFFLNTTSSFTGSFPLTVYNITPDQQGVYECRVSYNDTNYSTDVTLTVLVPPLVSIVLPEVVLKRKAVVECWAKSFSPPQIMFTWIRAGNKIQEPQKLQVKVREDGLYEAVSWLSFIPQISDQNTSLGCEVRHTALEKPILEEFTLHITVLPKVSLSALPSSSHSSPLTLSCDLSGFYPDNVSILWIQNGEVLPSYPLSVQNDEGMYERLQYHTLSVEERSRGGQVQCVAQQPNVQEPVSAAIDLSTADPRVQNPGLNKSAKASVAMMIISLTLVFLLCFGFSWKRRDEKLKSLNVSAIVLPPRVVVGKKGRVTISVEGRLVERVQTTWFLNDLPITDTTYREKNPLYSAPRSSRVSVVSEKSSLLRSAAGSGYYKLHTQMSPRSSSSSVKQLFSSVTFIPDLSVHKGAIFKCHVSYKGKDKIVAERVSDKFTILAPPEVSEIQFSEPNEEGGVVTMTAQASGFHPDIITFRWFCEGGELSPVSVPQALAAPRPDAEGFFSALSQCRLPAVELERGETRVWVTVHHTALKQPLARQTRGFIKQPWVSEIMSSSERLTCDLTGFYPPDISVRWLCVNVNESEREISDGAELWGPLQTLPRTFRAKALLKDLRETERAEIVCRVSHCSLLKPIERVWRNTLIVAPCIPPSLSVRWSRDGLGIFSVLLSGGKPSAEVLWAAGGTTLSKLLSRETETEDGELRSVCVLLRSTGGKDRAGHVCKIRPSSVDRDEECEKMNESVDGVKSDEEDEDLSCVNTVRLRKEKRERLRVTVEITHPALGLPEYLTWTEEASS from the exons ATGAAGTGTAAAGTCCTGTTCTATTTATGGTTGTCGGGCCTAATAAAGCCAG GCTCCTCTGCAGACGTCTCTGTGTCTCCGGGCTCCTCGGCCATCCTCAACTGCTCCTGTACTTTACCGTCTCTGGTTGATGATTCTCTCTTGAACATCACCTGGTCCTTCAGTGATTTAGTCATCGCCTCAAGAAACCACACTCAACCAGGCTTCTTCTTGAACACCACCTCCTCCTTCACTGGCTCCTTCCCACTGACGGTTTATAACATCACTCCAGACCAGCAGGGAGTGTACGAGTGCAGGGTGAGCTACAACGACACCAATTACTCTACAGATGTGACTCTGACAGTGTTGG TGCCTCCGCTGGTCTCCATCGTCTTACCTGAGgtagttttgaaaagaaaagctgTGGTTGAATGTTGGGCGAAGAGCTTCAGTCCTCCACAGATCATGTTCACCTGGATAAGAGCGGGAAATAAAATCCAAGAGCCGCAAAAGCTGCAGGTGAAGGTCAGAGAGGACGGGCTGTACGAGGCGGTCAGCTGGCTGTCTTTCATCCCTCAGATCTCTGACCAGAACACCAGCTTGGGCTGCGAGGTGAGACACACAGCCCTGGAGAAGCCCATCTTGGAGGAATTCACGCTTCACATCACAG TTCTCCCGaaggtctctctctctgctcttccCTCCTCTTCACACTCTTCTCCGCTCACCCTCTCCTGTGACCTCAGTGGATTCTACCCTGATAACGTGTCCATTCTCTGGATCCAGAATGGAGAGGTTCTTCCAAGCTATCCTCTGTCCGTCCAGAATGATGAAGGGATGTACGAGAGGCTTCAGTATCACACACTGAGTGTGGAGGAGAGGAGCCGAGGAGGACAGGTCCAGTGCGTGGCCCAGCAGCCCAATGTTCAGGAGCCAGTCTCTGCTGCCATCGACCTCTCCACCGCTGACCCACGAG TGCAAAACCCAGGCCTGAATAAATCAGCCAAGGCTTCGGTAGCAATGATGATCATTTCACTCACACTGGTTTTTTTGCTCTGCTTTGGATTTTCTTGGAAAAGAAGGGATG AGAAGCTGAAGTCTCTGAACGTCTCGGCGATCGTTCTGCCGCCCCGGGTGGTTGTGGGTAAGAAGGGCAGAGTCACTATCAGTGTGGAAGGCCGGCTGGTGGAGAGAGTCCAGACCACATGGTTTCTCAACGACCTTCCCATCACAGACACTACATACAGAG AGAAAAACCCTCTTTACTCGGCTCCTCGCAGCTCTCGGGTGTCTGTGGTGTCGGAGAAGAGCTCCCTGCTGCGCTCCGCTGCTGGCTCTGGATATTACAAGCTGCACACGCAGATGTCTCCACGCTCGTCCTCCAGCTCCGTGAAGCAGCTCTTCTCCTCTGTCACATTTATACCTGACCTCTCCGTTCACAAAGGCGCCATTTTCAAATGCCACGTCTCGTATAAGGGCAAAGACAAGATTGTGGCCGAGAGAGTGTCCGACAAGTTTACTATTCTAG caCCACCTGAAGTTTCAGAGATCCAGTTCTCAGAGCCAAATGAGGAAGGAG GCGTGGTGACCATGACGGCCCAGGCCTCTGGCTTTCACCCGGACATCATCACCTTCCGCTGGTTCTGTGAGGGCGGTGAACTGAGCCCCGTGTCTGTCCCTCAGGCCCTGGCGGCTCCTCGGCCTGACGCTGAAGGCTTCTTCTCGGCCCTGAGTCAGTGCCGGCTCCCCGCCGTCGAGCTGGAGCGAGGAGAGACCCGGGTGTGGGTCACCGTCCACCACACCGCCCTCAAACAGCCCCTCGCTCGCCAGACCAGAg GGTTCATCAAGCAGCCCTGGGTCTCAGAGATCATGTCCTCCTCCGAGCGTCTGACCTGTGACCTCACAGGCTTCTATCCGCCGGACATCTCTGTCAGATGGCTGTGTGTGAACGTGAACGAGAGCGAGAGGGAAATCAGCGACGGGGCTGAGCTCTGGGGCCCGCTGCAGACCCTGCCCAGGACCTTTCGAGCAAAAGCCTTACTGAAAGATCTGCGAGAGACGGAGAGAGCCGAGATCGTCTGCAGAGTCTCACACTGCTCTCTGCTGAAACCCATCGAGCGAGTCTGGAGGAACACTCTCATCG TGGCTCCCTGCATCCCTCCGTCTCTGTCGGTTCGCTGGAGCAGAGATGGACTGGGAATATTCTCCGTTCTTCTCTCTGGAGGAAAACCCTCGGCTGAAGTTCTGTGGGCTGCTGGAGGCACGACCCTCTCCAAGCTTTTGTCCAGAGAGACCGAGACGGAAGACGGCGAGCTCCGGAGCGTCTGTGTCCTGCTGAGGTCTACAGGAGGAAAGGACCGAGCAGGACATGTATGCA AAATCAGGCCGTCCAGCGTGGACCGTGATGAAGAGTGTGAGAAGATGAATGAAAGCGTGGATGGAGTGAAATCAGACGAGGAGGACGAGGATCTGTCCTGTGTAAACACTGTGAGGCTGAGGAAGGAGAAGAGAGAGCGTCTGAGAGTTACTGTGGAGATTACCCATCCTGCACTGGGACTGCCCGAGTACCTCACCTGGACAG